From a region of the Eulemur rufifrons isolate Redbay chromosome 7, OSU_ERuf_1, whole genome shotgun sequence genome:
- the LOC138388049 gene encoding inhibitor of carbonic anhydrase-like has protein sequence MRLAICALLCAGALGLCLAVPEKTVRWCSVSDHEASKCYGFQDNMKKIFPADGPLVTCVKKTSYLQCIKAIAANKADAVTLDGGLVYEAGLAPYNLKPIVAEFYRSKDGVFSLPGDPDPQTYHYVVAMVKKGTNFQLSQLQGKKSCQTGLGWSAGWNVPIRTLLPPGSLEAAAAKFFSSSCVPCADRKKFPSLCQLCAGKGTDNCACSSREPYFGYSGAFKCLKDGVGDVCFVRHLTVFENLANKADRDQYELLCLDYTRKPVDEYKDCHLARVPSHAVVARSVDGKEDLIWELLNQAQEHFGKNKSSEFQLFGSPHGKDLLFTDAAHGFLRVPAKMDAKLYLGYENFPNTQRPETDSQKVRWCAVGHDERTKCEEWSMVSGGALECTMEETTEDCIAAITKGEADAMSLDGGFIYTAGKCGLVPVLAENYKPKHGSEWSGSKCVNTPVEGYFVVAVVKKSDANVTWNSLRGKKSCHTAVGTSAGWNIPMGLIYNQTGSCKFDEFFNSSCAPGSNPDSPLCALCGGGSSNPAHTCAPSSHERYYGSSGAFRCLVEKGDVAFVEHHAVLQNTDGRNHEAWAKNLKQGDFELLCLDGTRKPVAEVQNCHLAVVPNRAVVSRKGKAYFVRRILLNQQVLFGRNGFEYAMFQLFESSSKDLLFSDNTECLANLQDKITYKKYLGPEYLMALANFRQCLTSELLDACAFRRN, from the exons ATGAGGCTCGCCATCTGCGCCCTGCTGTGCGCCGGGGCCCTGG GGCTGTGTCTGGCTGTCCCTGAGAAGACTGTGAGATGGTGCTCTGTGTCAGATCATGAGGCCAGTAAGTGCTACGGTTTCCAAGACAATATGAAAAAGATCTTCCCAGCAGATGGTCCACTTGTCACCTGCGTGAAGAAAACCTCTTACCTTCAGTGCATCAAGGCCATTGCA GCAAACAAAGCAGATGCGGTGACCCTTGATGGAGGTTTGGTGTATGAGGCAGGCCTGGCCCCCTACAACCTGAAGCCCATCGTGGCAGAATTCTATAGGTCAAAAGACGGTGTGTTCTCTCTCCCTGGGGACCCAG ATCCACAAACCTACCATTATGTCGTTGCCATGGTGAAGAAGGGCACCAACTTCCAGCTGAGCCAGCTCCAAGGCAAGAAGTCCTGTCAAACGGGCCTGGGCTGGTCTGCTGGGTGGAACGTGCCCATCAGGACACTCCTTCCCCCTGGCTCTCTTGAAGCAG CGGCGGCCAAGTTCTTCTCCAGCAGCTGCGTCCCCTGTGCGGACAGGAAGAAGTTCCCCAGCCTGTGTCAGCTGTGTGCCGGGAAGGGGACAGACAATTGCGCCTGCTCCTCCCGCGAACCGTACTTTGGCTACTCCGGCGCCTTCAA GTGTCTGAAGGACGGCGTGGGGGATGTGTGCTTCGTGAGGCACCTGACGGTGTTTG AGAACCTGGCAAACAAGGCCGACAGGGACCAGTATGAGCTGCTCTGCCTGGACTACACCCGGAAGCCAGTGGATGAATACAAGGACTGCCACTTGGCCCGGGTCCCTTCTCACGCCGTTGTGGCCCGAAGTGTGGACGGCAAGGAGGACTTGATCTGGGAGCTTCTCAACCAGGCCCAG gaacattttggaaaaaacaaGTCATCAGAATTTCAGCTCTTTGGCTCTCCTCATGGGAAGGATCTGCTGTTTACTGATGCCGCCCATGGGTTTCTAAGGGTCCCAGCCAAGATGGATGCCAAGCTGTACCTGGGATACGAGAATTTTCCTAACACTCAGCGTCCGGAGACAG ACTCTCAAAAGGTACGGTGGTGTGCAGTGGGCCATGATGAGAGGACCAAGTGTGAGGAGTGGAGTATGGTGAGCGGTGGTGCCTTAGAGTGCACCATGGAGGAGACCACTGAGGACTGCATCGCCGCCATCACG AAAGGAGAAGCTGATGCCATGAGCTTAGATGGAGGATTCATCTACACAGCGGGCAAGTGTGGTTTGGTGCCTGTCCTGGCAGAGAACTACA agcCTAAACATGGCAGTGAGTGGAGTGGGTCTAAGTGTGTGAATACACCTGTGGAAG GTTATTTTGTCGTGGCTGTGGTTAAGAAATCAGATGCTAATGTCACCTGGAACTCTCTTCGAGGCAAGAAGTCCTGCCACACCGCGGTTGGCACTTCGGCAGGCTGGAACATCCCCATGGGTTTAATATACAATCAAACTGGATCCTGTAAATTTG ATGAGTTCTTCAATAGCAGCTGTGCCCCCGGGTCTAATCCGGACTCCCCTCTCTGTGCTCTgtgtggtggtggcagcagcaacCCTGCACACACGTGTGCTCCCAGCAGCCACGAGAGATACTACGGCTCCAGTGGGGCTTTCAG GTGTCTGGTTGAGAAGGGCGACGTGGCCTTTGTGGAGCACCACGCAGTCCTGCAGAACACTGACG gacGGAACCATGAAGCGTGGGCTAAGAACCTGAAGCAGGGTGACTTTGAGTTGCTGTGCCTTGATGGTACCAGGAAGCCTGTGGCCGAGGTTCAGAACTGCCACCTGGCCGTAGTGCCAAATCGTGCTGTGGTCTCGAGGAAAGGCAAGGCATATTTTGTTCGCAGAATACTCCTCAACCAACAG GTGCTCTTTGGAAGAAACGGATTTGAATATGCAATGTTCCAGCTGTTTGAATCCTCAAGCAAGGACCTGCTGTTCAGTGACAACACGGAATGTTTGGCTAACCTTCAGGACAAAATAACTTACAAAAAATACCTAGGGCCAGAGTATCTTATGGCTCTTGCTAACTTTAGACAATGCTTAACCTCTG AACTTCTGGATGCCTGTGCATTCCGCAGAAATTAA